The Streptomyces tendae genome has a window encoding:
- the pdxT gene encoding pyridoxal 5'-phosphate synthase glutaminase subunit PdxT, whose amino-acid sequence MTDAPVIGVLALQGDVREHLVALAAADAAAGPVRRPEELAEVDGLVIPGGESTTISKLAALFGLMEPLRARVRDGMPVYGTCAGMIMLADKILDPRSGQETVGGIDMIVRRNAFGRQNESFEAAVDVKGVPGEPVEGVFIRAPWVESVGAAAEVLAEHDGHVVAVRQGNALATSFHPELTGDHRVHRLFTDMVRAYRRGDSL is encoded by the coding sequence ATGACCGACGCGCCTGTCATCGGCGTCCTGGCCCTGCAGGGCGACGTACGGGAGCACCTGGTGGCCCTGGCCGCGGCCGACGCCGCGGCCGGGCCGGTCAGGCGCCCCGAGGAACTCGCCGAGGTGGACGGCCTCGTCATCCCCGGCGGGGAGTCGACCACCATCTCCAAACTGGCCGCGCTGTTCGGTCTGATGGAGCCCCTGCGCGCACGGGTACGTGACGGCATGCCGGTCTACGGCACCTGCGCCGGCATGATCATGCTCGCCGACAAGATCCTCGACCCGCGCTCCGGGCAGGAGACCGTCGGCGGCATCGACATGATCGTCCGCCGCAACGCCTTCGGCCGGCAGAACGAGTCCTTCGAGGCCGCCGTCGACGTCAAGGGCGTCCCCGGGGAACCCGTGGAGGGCGTCTTCATCCGGGCCCCCTGGGTGGAGTCCGTCGGCGCCGCGGCCGAGGTCCTCGCCGAGCACGACGGCCACGTCGTCGCGGTCCGCCAGGGCAACGCGCTGGCCACCTCGTTCCACCCGGAGCTGACCGGCGACCACCGGGTGCACCGGCTGTTCACCGACATGGTGCGGGCGTACCGGCGCGGGGACTCCTTGTAG
- the ruvC gene encoding crossover junction endodeoxyribonuclease RuvC, protein MRVLGVDPGLTRCGVGVVEGVAGRPLTMLGVGVVRTPADADLGHRLVAVEQGLEQWLDEHRPEFVAVERVFSQHNVRTVMGTAQASAVAILCASRRGIPVALHTPSEVKAAVTGSGRADKAQVGAMVTRLLRLDAPPKPADAADALALAICHIWRAPAQNRLQQAAAAHAARTPRTPPKTPRATVAPHASKGRTA, encoded by the coding sequence GTGCGCGTGCTGGGGGTGGACCCGGGACTGACCCGGTGCGGTGTCGGTGTCGTCGAAGGGGTCGCGGGACGCCCGCTGACCATGCTCGGCGTGGGAGTGGTCCGCACCCCGGCCGACGCCGACCTCGGGCACCGCCTGGTCGCCGTCGAGCAGGGCCTGGAGCAGTGGCTGGACGAGCACCGGCCCGAGTTCGTCGCCGTGGAGCGCGTCTTCAGCCAGCACAACGTGCGCACGGTGATGGGCACCGCCCAGGCCAGCGCCGTGGCGATCCTCTGCGCCTCCCGGCGCGGCATCCCCGTCGCGCTGCACACCCCCAGCGAGGTCAAGGCCGCCGTCACCGGCTCGGGCCGGGCCGACAAGGCCCAGGTCGGCGCCATGGTGACCCGCCTGCTGCGGCTCGACGCACCGCCGAAGCCCGCCGACGCCGCCGACGCCCTGGCCCTCGCCATCTGCCACATCTGGCGCGCCCCCGCCCAGAACCGGCTCCAGCAGGCCGCCGCCGCGCACGCTGCGCGTACCCCCCGCACACCGCCGAAGACCCCGCGGGCCACCGTGGCCCCCCACGCATCGAAAGGCCGTACGGCATGA
- a CDS encoding YebC/PmpR family DNA-binding transcriptional regulator, which produces MSGHSKWATTKHKKAVIDAKRGKLFAKLIKNIEVAARMGGADPEGNPTLYDAIQKAKKQSVPNKNIDSAVKRGAGLEAGGADYETIMYEGYGPNGVAVLIECLTDNRNRAASDVRVAMTRNGGSMADPGSVSYLFNRKGVVIVPKGELSEDDVLTAVLDAGAEEVNDLGESFEVLSEATDLVAVRTALQDAGIDYESADANFVPTMQVELDEEGARKIFKLIDALEDSDDVQNVFANFDVSDEIMEKVDA; this is translated from the coding sequence ATGTCCGGCCACTCTAAATGGGCCACGACGAAGCACAAGAAGGCCGTGATCGACGCCAAGCGCGGCAAGCTCTTCGCGAAGCTCATCAAGAACATCGAGGTCGCGGCCCGGATGGGCGGAGCCGATCCCGAAGGCAACCCGACGCTGTACGACGCCATCCAGAAGGCGAAGAAGCAGTCGGTCCCGAACAAGAACATCGACTCCGCGGTCAAGCGCGGCGCCGGCCTGGAGGCCGGTGGCGCCGACTACGAGACGATCATGTACGAGGGTTACGGCCCCAACGGCGTCGCGGTGCTCATCGAGTGCCTCACCGACAACCGCAACCGCGCCGCCTCGGACGTGCGCGTCGCGATGACCCGCAACGGCGGCTCCATGGCCGACCCGGGTTCCGTGTCGTACCTGTTCAACCGCAAGGGCGTGGTGATCGTCCCCAAGGGTGAGCTGTCCGAGGACGACGTCCTCACCGCCGTCCTCGACGCGGGCGCCGAGGAGGTCAACGACCTCGGTGAGTCCTTCGAGGTGCTCAGCGAGGCCACCGACCTGGTCGCCGTGCGCACCGCGCTGCAGGACGCCGGCATCGACTACGAGTCGGCCGACGCCAACTTCGTCCCGACCATGCAGGTCGAGCTGGACGAGGAGGGCGCCAGGAAGATCTTCAAGCTCATCGACGCGCTGGAGGACAGCGACGACGTGCAGAACGTCTTCGCCAACTTCGACGTCAGCGACGAGATCATGGAGAAGGTCGACGCGTGA
- the yajC gene encoding preprotein translocase subunit YajC — protein sequence MSLLTLLPFIVLIGAMFLMTRSAKKKQQQAIEMRNQMQPGSGVRTIGGMYATVKEVSEDTVLLDAGPGVELLFAKNSIGAVLTDEEYNRIVHGIEHDLQSDADVVPDDASSLTETDDSSDAAAVSDDTPVDLGKKDAADEPADEPADATADARSKKSDGETDAK from the coding sequence GTGAGTCTCCTGACCCTCCTCCCGTTCATTGTGCTCATCGGGGCCATGTTCCTGATGACCCGGTCGGCCAAGAAGAAGCAGCAGCAGGCCATCGAGATGCGGAACCAGATGCAGCCCGGTTCCGGCGTCCGCACGATCGGGGGCATGTACGCCACGGTCAAGGAGGTCAGCGAGGACACCGTCCTCCTCGACGCCGGCCCGGGTGTGGAACTGCTGTTCGCCAAGAACTCGATCGGCGCCGTCCTCACCGACGAGGAGTACAACCGCATCGTCCACGGCATCGAGCACGACCTGCAGTCCGACGCCGACGTCGTCCCGGACGACGCCTCCTCCCTCACCGAGACCGACGACTCCTCCGACGCTGCCGCCGTCTCCGACGACACGCCTGTCGACCTCGGCAAGAAGGACGCGGCCGACGAGCCTGCGGACGAGCCCGCCGACGCCACGGCGGACGCGCGGTCGAAGAAGTCCGACGGCGAGACCGACGCGAAGTAG
- the ruvA gene encoding Holliday junction branch migration protein RuvA — translation MIAFVSGTVAALAPDTAVVEVGGVGMAVRCTPDTLSTLRVGQPAKLATSLVVREDSLTLYGFADDDGRQVFELLQTASGVGPRLAQAMLAVHSPDALRRAVATGDEKALTAVPGIGRKGAQKLLLELKDRLGEPTGTPAVGAPVTAGWRDQLHAALIGLGYATREADEAVAAVTPQAEAAEGAVPVGQLLKAALQTLNRAR, via the coding sequence ATGATCGCCTTCGTCAGCGGCACGGTCGCCGCCCTCGCCCCCGACACCGCGGTGGTCGAGGTCGGCGGTGTCGGCATGGCCGTCCGGTGCACGCCGGACACGCTGTCCACCCTCCGCGTCGGGCAGCCCGCCAAGCTCGCCACCTCCCTCGTCGTCCGCGAGGACTCCCTGACGCTGTACGGCTTCGCCGACGACGACGGGCGCCAGGTCTTCGAACTGCTCCAGACCGCCAGCGGCGTCGGCCCCCGGCTGGCCCAGGCGATGCTCGCCGTGCACAGCCCCGACGCCCTGCGCAGAGCGGTGGCCACCGGGGACGAGAAGGCGCTGACCGCCGTCCCCGGCATCGGCAGGAAGGGCGCCCAGAAGCTCCTGCTCGAACTGAAGGACCGGCTCGGCGAGCCCACCGGCACCCCCGCCGTCGGCGCGCCCGTCACCGCCGGCTGGCGCGACCAGCTGCACGCCGCCCTGATCGGCCTCGGGTACGCGACCCGTGAGGCCGACGAGGCCGTGGCCGCGGTCACCCCGCAGGCGGAGGCCGCCGAGGGCGCCGTACCGGTGGGGCAGCTGCTGAAGGCGGCCCTGCAGACGCTGAACCGCGCCCGATAG
- the secD gene encoding protein translocase subunit SecD produces the protein MAALKKGRNASATSKPWRSLALILIAIVALTGGMFASGHTTPRLGIDLAGGTSITLAAVPEAGQESAINKTNMDTAVSIMERRVNGLGVSEAEVQTQGERNIIVNIPKGTNSKQAREQVGTTAKLYFRPVIATELAGGGAAPEPSATGDSSGDKATDKEATDGSSPSASTSPSASATTQGRAVTDALKADESPAATDKASPSPSATGGAADDDSKLQAQYAALDCTKESVRATAGDGAKATDSTVACGQNSQGQWQKYILGPAAVDGTDVDEADAVLNTQSGAGWTVTMKFTGEGSKKFADITGQLAQKPSPQNQFAIVLDGEVVSDPYVRQALTGGNAEISGNFTQQSSQELANMLSYGALPLTFREDSVTTVTAALGGEQLQAGLIAGAIGLALVILYLLFYYRGLSFIAVASLLVSAALTYVIMALLGPTIGFALNLPAVCGAIVAIGITADSFIVYFERVRDEIREGRTLRPAVERAWPRARRTILVSDFVSFLAAAVLFVVTVGKVQGFAFTLGLTTVLDVVVVFLFTKPLLTLMARRKFFASGHKWSGLDPKALGAKPPLRRTRRPSAPAQTKEA, from the coding sequence GTGGCAGCACTCAAAAAGGGACGGAACGCGAGCGCCACAAGCAAGCCGTGGCGCTCGCTGGCTCTGATCCTGATCGCCATCGTGGCGCTCACCGGAGGGATGTTCGCCTCCGGGCACACCACTCCGCGTCTCGGCATCGACCTGGCCGGTGGCACGAGCATCACGCTGGCAGCGGTCCCCGAGGCCGGCCAGGAGTCCGCGATCAACAAGACCAACATGGACACCGCGGTCTCCATCATGGAGCGGCGCGTCAACGGTCTGGGCGTCTCCGAGGCCGAGGTCCAGACGCAGGGCGAACGCAACATCATCGTCAACATTCCCAAGGGCACGAATTCCAAGCAGGCCCGGGAACAGGTCGGCACCACCGCCAAGCTCTACTTCCGTCCCGTCATCGCCACCGAGCTGGCCGGCGGCGGGGCCGCCCCGGAGCCGAGCGCCACCGGCGACTCCTCCGGCGACAAGGCCACGGACAAGGAGGCCACCGACGGCTCCTCGCCCTCGGCGTCCACCAGCCCCTCGGCGAGCGCCACCACCCAGGGCCGCGCGGTCACCGACGCCCTGAAGGCCGACGAGAGCCCCGCCGCCACCGACAAGGCGAGCCCCTCCCCGTCCGCCACGGGCGGTGCGGCCGACGACGACAGCAAGCTCCAGGCCCAGTACGCCGCGCTCGACTGCACCAAGGAGAGCGTCCGCGCGACCGCCGGTGACGGCGCCAAGGCCACCGACTCCACCGTCGCCTGCGGCCAGAACTCCCAGGGCCAGTGGCAGAAGTACATCCTCGGCCCCGCCGCCGTCGACGGCACCGACGTCGACGAGGCCGACGCCGTCCTGAACACGCAGTCAGGCGCCGGCTGGACCGTGACCATGAAGTTCACGGGCGAGGGCTCGAAGAAGTTCGCCGACATCACCGGCCAGCTCGCCCAGAAGCCGTCCCCGCAGAACCAGTTCGCGATCGTCCTGGACGGCGAGGTCGTCTCCGACCCCTACGTCCGGCAGGCCCTGACCGGCGGCAACGCCGAGATCTCCGGCAACTTCACGCAGCAGTCGTCGCAGGAACTGGCGAACATGCTGTCCTACGGCGCGCTGCCGCTGACCTTCCGCGAGGACAGCGTCACCACCGTCACCGCCGCCCTCGGCGGCGAGCAGCTGCAGGCCGGTCTGATCGCCGGTGCCATCGGCCTCGCGCTGGTGATCCTGTACCTGCTGTTCTACTACCGCGGTCTGTCGTTCATCGCTGTCGCCTCGCTGCTGGTCTCCGCCGCGCTCACCTACGTGATCATGGCGCTGCTCGGCCCGACGATCGGCTTCGCGCTGAACCTGCCGGCCGTCTGCGGTGCCATCGTGGCGATCGGCATCACGGCGGACTCGTTCATCGTCTACTTCGAACGGGTCCGGGACGAGATCCGCGAGGGCCGCACCCTGCGTCCCGCCGTGGAGCGGGCCTGGCCGCGTGCCCGGCGCACCATCCTGGTCTCCGACTTCGTGTCCTTCCTCGCCGCCGCCGTGCTCTTCGTGGTCACCGTCGGCAAGGTGCAGGGCTTCGCGTTCACCCTGGGTCTGACCACGGTCCTCGACGTCG
- the ruvB gene encoding Holliday junction branch migration DNA helicase RuvB, producing the protein MNWDDTDDTAAPERLVESVADREDQAVEAALRPKDLGEFIGQEKVREQLDLVLRAARARGATADHVLLSGAPGLGKTTLSMIIAAEMEAPIRITSGPAIQHAGDLAAILSSLQEGEVLFLDEIHRMSRPAEEMLYMAMEDFRVDVIVGKGPGATAIPLELPPFTLVGATTRAGLLPPPLRDRFGFTAHMEFYEPAELERVVHRSASLLDVEIDTEGAAEIAGRSRGTPRIANRLLRRVRDYAQVKGDGRITKDVAAAALAVYEVDARGLDRLDRAVLEALLKLFGGGPVGLSTLAVAVGEERETVEEVAEPFLVREGLLARTPRGRVATPAAWSHLGLTPPRSQGAGKGQGDLFGA; encoded by the coding sequence ATGAACTGGGACGACACGGACGACACCGCCGCCCCCGAGCGGCTGGTGGAATCGGTCGCCGACCGCGAGGACCAGGCCGTCGAGGCCGCGCTGCGCCCCAAGGACCTGGGCGAGTTCATCGGCCAGGAGAAGGTCCGCGAGCAGCTCGACCTCGTCCTGCGCGCCGCCCGCGCCCGCGGCGCCACCGCCGACCACGTGCTGCTCTCCGGCGCCCCCGGCCTCGGCAAGACCACCCTTTCCATGATCATCGCGGCCGAGATGGAAGCCCCCATCCGCATCACCTCCGGCCCCGCCATCCAGCACGCGGGCGACCTCGCGGCGATCCTGTCGTCCCTCCAGGAGGGCGAGGTCCTCTTCCTCGACGAGATCCACCGCATGTCGCGGCCCGCCGAGGAGATGCTCTACATGGCGATGGAGGACTTCCGGGTCGACGTGATCGTCGGCAAGGGCCCCGGCGCCACCGCCATCCCGCTGGAGCTGCCGCCCTTCACCCTGGTCGGCGCCACCACCCGGGCCGGCCTGCTGCCACCCCCGCTGCGCGACCGCTTCGGCTTCACCGCGCACATGGAGTTCTACGAACCGGCCGAGCTGGAGCGGGTCGTCCACCGCTCGGCGAGCCTGCTCGACGTGGAGATCGACACCGAGGGCGCCGCGGAGATCGCCGGCCGCTCCCGCGGCACCCCCCGCATCGCCAACCGTCTGCTGCGCCGCGTCCGTGACTACGCGCAGGTCAAGGGCGACGGCCGGATCACGAAGGACGTCGCCGCCGCGGCCCTCGCGGTGTACGAGGTCGACGCCCGGGGCCTGGACCGGCTGGACCGGGCGGTGCTGGAGGCCCTGCTCAAGCTGTTCGGCGGCGGCCCGGTCGGCCTGTCCACGCTCGCCGTCGCGGTGGGGGAGGAGCGTGAGACCGTGGAGGAGGTGGCCGAACCCTTCCTGGTGCGGGAGGGACTGCTCGCCCGCACCCCGCGCGGACGGGTGGCCACCCCGGCGGCATGGTCGCATCTCGGCCTCACGCCGCCCCGGTCCCAGGGCGCCGGAAAGGGACAAGGGGACCTGTTCGGGGCGTGA